The nucleotide sequence CTAGACGATTGCGCTCGTGAGCTAGCGGATGCGTTCTGACGAGCGTTCCGGTGAGACCGTACAGCCGGCTCAGCTCGGTCGTCCGAAGCTTGGGCAACCGCAGCGCGTACGGATCACCACGACGATCGAACCGTCGAAGCTGGCTCGCCTGCGCGAGCACGCGCTCCGGGCGAAAAAGTCGCTTGGACAGCTGGTCGACGAGTACGTCCGTTACCACTTCCCGCCTTCGGAAGGACCACCGGATTAGCCGGCGCGCGCTCTGAGGGCGCCTTCACGCGGTTCGATTCGAATCAACTCTTTGAATGCAAAGGAGAAGAACGGTGCCGCAGTACAACCGAGTGACCCTCGTCGGCAACGTCGTGCGCGATCCGGAGATCCGCTATGTTGCAAACGGCGCTGCCATGACCAAGTTCACGATCGCCGTCAACCGCAAGAGCAAGGAAGCGGATTCCGCTGACTATGTCGACGTCGTTGCCTGGGATAAGCTCGCCGAAACGAGCAACATGTACCTGAAGAAAGGGGCGCTGGTGCTCATCGAAGGCCGCCTAACGGTCCGCTCCTACGAATCGAAGAGCGGCGAAAAGCACAAAGTCGCCGAGGTCGTCATGTCGCTGCTGCAGACGCTGGGCCGGAGGACGAGTGAGGGCGCCAACCACGCAGAGCCCGAGTCTGAGGTGACATCCGCCTAACGCACTCGAATCGGCCCGGCGCATACGACAAGGCGGCATCTGCGCCGCCGCATGGGGAGCGCTCGTCATCGTGCATCCGGTCATCCGTGGCGCCTTTCGTGCTTTGGCGCCGGCCGTCTGTGATGTATCCTAGCCGCGCCCGCCGTCGCGCGCAAGGAGCGGCTTTCCGGTCCTCGCTGCGCTGCGGTCCACGCCTCTACGCTTCGCTCCGTCCTTGCGCCCTTGCCGGCCGCGGCTGCTTCGGACCCATCAACGGCCAGCGCCTTGAAGCGCGAAAGGAGCACGCGATGATGTCCGACCTGTACACGATCAAAGACGAGCGCACCCTCTACTGCCGTGCGGCGATGAAGGCCAACGGCGGTATCTGGAATCCGGTGACGCGCGAGTGGATGTTCCAAGACCCAAGCGATCACGCTAACGCCGCGGCTGAACTCTACCGCGTGACGCGCCCGAGCGCCGCGATGCGCGAAGCGCTCCAAGTGATGATCACCGACGGCACCGCCGCCTTGGCATGGGGCTTCGATCCTGCCGAGCAGTCGGTGTCGGTCGACGATCTCGATCGCAACGAAGCCTCAAAGCTGCTTGCCGCGGGCTACGCCGTGCGCCGCGTGCTCGGCGTCCACCCGCTCGACGATATAACGCCGAGCGACGACGTCGCCCCAGCTACTGAACCGGATCTCGACACGCGCGATCGCTCACGCCGGCGTCGCCATTCCGGCGCGTAGCAGTCCGTAGGTCCATCGTCCCTCGAGAGCCCGCCAAACCGCGGGCTCTTCGCTTTCCAGCGCAGCCAAGGAGTACGAAACGATGACGACAGCAACATGTTCTACCCAGGTCAAGGGGCTCGACGCCCACGACCGGCTCACGACGCGATCGCTGCGCGACGATGAGATCCGGGCTATCGCCGACGCGACCTATCGCAGCGACAACCCGTTGCGTTTCGAGGGCGTACGCCAAGCCGCGCTGCTCTTCGAGCGCGCCGGCTATACGATCACGCGCGACCCGCAGGCCAGCGCCCTGGCTGTGCCGCCGCAGCCGATCACGCTGGGCTGCCTAACGGTCGATCCACTGCACCGCAGCGTTCAGCTGGATGATCACGACATCGAGCTGAAGACCCGCGAGTTCGACCTCTTGGCGCTGCTAGTGCGCCATCCCGGCCAAGTCTTCACTCGCGCACAGCTGCTCGACCTGATTTGGCCGCGTGACTTCGCAGGCGACGATCGCACCGTCGACGTCCATATTTCCCGCCTCCGTCACAAGCTGGGCGGATTACGGTCCTCGGAACTCTCGATTATCACGGTCGCCAGCGTCGGCTACAAACTAGCCGCGCCGCGGTCGCTTAAGGGCTGCCAGGGGCCCGCCGCGGCCCACTGGCGCATGGTTTGACATCAGCTCACACGAAGCGAGTCGTGCTCTTGGCGCCCTGCCTACTGCCTCGAGACCGCGAGCGATTGTTGCTGAGGCCCGGTATCGCCGGACGGCATGTCAGACGAGCGTACGTGGCTCGCCGGTCGAGAATCAGTCGCAACACTGACTCGTCGCGACGGCGACGATATCGTTTCACTCCGCAGGACGGGCTGCTTTGCCCCTGCGGCATTCTTGCGGTGGCGCATCAGCGCAGCGCAGAGGGTGCTGCGCTTGATCGGATAGCCGCTGGCACTGATTTGTCTGGCAATCTCGGTATAGGTTGCGCCGCGCTCTTGGGCGGCGCGGATGTTCCCACTGATGCGCGACACGAGCAGTTCGAGTTCGCGCCGTGACGTTGGCTGGAGCGGCAGTACGTCGAGGTCCGCCCCGATCTTGGCAATGAGCTCATCGGACAGCATGGCTGACTCCTTGCTTTGGCTCGGTTCTGGGTTCTATATTTTTGGATTGACTTTAGTATTGAACTTGTTATGATGCTAGCATGAGGTCGGACGGGGCGCAACAGGCAAGTATAGGAGCTCGAGTCTTTTTTAAAACGCAAGCCGGTGGCTGTGCGTACAACGCCTGCGGCGTCGTCCGCGCAGCCAGAGAGAGCGAGGTCGCGTCGCCTTCGGCGCCGCTCAGCTCGCATGCGGACGTGTCGGCGTCGGGGTCGCTTCGCTCAGCTCGACGCGGCACGAGGAGCGCCCGATGAATGCGCCGGTTTCGCGAGCAAAGCGCAGCGAACGGCTCTACATCCGACTTACGATTGATGAAGCCGAATATGTCGCTGGCGTTGCTGATGCGCGCGGGTTGAGCGTTTCGGACTACGTTCGAAAAACAGTCCTCCGAGGCAGCGGTCGTCGAGCCGGGGCGATGCGCCGTGTATTGCCGACCGATGCGGCCGGAACCATCCGTGAGCTCAGCGCGGTCGCGCGCGATCTGCGGCGGCTCGTTGCCCTTTCCGAGGCAAACAAGACAATCGATCACGATCAGCTCAATGCGTGCCTTATAGCGGTGCACGCTGCGCTCGACGGGTTTAGCGTATGATCACGAAATCCGTCCCGGCGCGAGCGCACACACGAACCTTTGCGGTCGGGGTCGACTATATTACGCAGCATATGCACCAGCGTGCCGTCGCGATGGCTGGGCACAGCTTCGAGCGAGGCGTGAACTATGCCAGCGCGCCGGAGAAGGCCGAGTGGGTCCATCTGCGCGGCGTCATGTCGGTTGAGACGGCGGCCATCGAAATGGAGGCCGTCGCGGCGTTGTCGTCCCGCTGCCGCGACCCGGTCTACCACCTGATCATCGCCTACGCCAAGCACGAGCGGCCGACGCGCGAGCAGGTTATCAGCGACGCGGAGCGTCTGCTAAAAGCGATCGGCATGGAGAAGAACCAGTACGTGCTCGCAGCGCATAAAGATACGGATGATTTCCACGCGCACGTAATTGCTAACCGCGTTGGTCTCGATGGTCGGGCCAACGACCTGTGGCATGAGCGGATCGTCCGCGAGCGTGTTTGCGCGGAGATCGCGGCCGAGCGCGGTTGGGACGTCGTCGTGGGCCACCACAACCGCGACATCGTCCAGCGTATCGAGCGCCTGCACGAGCTGCCAGCTGGGCCGCAGCGGCGGCTGAGCGATGGCGCGTACCGGCGGCTGCACGAACGCGGCGCGCTGCCGTGGCAAGAGAGCGCACGACCCTACGTGCTCGACGCCGTCGATCGTGCACACGATTGGAGCGACCTACATCAGCGCCTTGCCGCCCACGGTGTCGTCGTGAAGCTCGTTCGACGTGGCGAGCGCGTCCAGGGCCTGGCATTCGCCGAAGGCCTCGATCGCAGTGCACCGGGCTGTGCAGCGTCGCGTATCGATGCGCGCTGTGCACTGTCAGCGCTCGAACGCCGCTTCGGGCCGTTCGCGCCATTGCGCGATCCCGTTCCAGACATTGCGCG is from Candidatus Binatia bacterium and encodes:
- a CDS encoding winged helix-turn-helix domain-containing protein, giving the protein MTTATCSTQVKGLDAHDRLTTRSLRDDEIRAIADATYRSDNPLRFEGVRQAALLFERAGYTITRDPQASALAVPPQPITLGCLTVDPLHRSVQLDDHDIELKTREFDLLALLVRHPGQVFTRAQLLDLIWPRDFAGDDRTVDVHISRLRHKLGGLRSSELSIITVASVGYKLAAPRSLKGCQGPAAAHWRMV
- the ssb gene encoding single-stranded DNA-binding protein, whose protein sequence is MTLVGNVVRDPEIRYVANGAAMTKFTIAVNRKSKEADSADYVDVVAWDKLAETSNMYLKKGALVLIEGRLTVRSYESKSGEKHKVAEVVMSLLQTLGRRTSEGANHAEPESEVTSA